The following coding sequences are from one bacterium SCSIO 12741 window:
- the paaB gene encoding 1,2-phenylacetyl-CoA epoxidase subunit B — protein sequence MSDTQLPLWEVFVQSKTGLPYKHSGSVHAADAEMALQNARDLYTRRMEGTSIWVVPSDAIVSSTPEDGEAFFDPSNDKIYRHPTFYVMPEGAKHI from the coding sequence ATGAGCGACACACAATTGCCCCTTTGGGAAGTATTTGTACAAAGTAAAACTGGATTGCCTTATAAGCACTCTGGAAGCGTTCATGCCGCCGACGCTGAAATGGCGCTGCAAAATGCACGGGATTTATATACCCGTAGAATGGAAGGAACCTCGATTTGGGTAGTACCCTCTGACGCCATTGTTTCATCCACTCCTGAAGATGGAGAAGCATTCTTCGATCCAAGTAACGATAAAATTTATCGTCACCCTACCTTCTATGTTATGCCAGAAGGCGCCAAACACATTTAA
- the paaJ gene encoding phenylacetate-CoA oxygenase subunit PaaJ has protein sequence MTAEEKQGMIQRVRSILNTIPDPEIPVISIVELGVIRGVSIGDDAQIIIDLTPTYSGCPATEAFMKDIRTTLGKEGYDSIHINTVYDPAWTTEWMSDEAREKLRKYGIAPPEKGTHDKGVLFASGPKSVACPQCDSRDTQLISQFGSTACKSLYKCNNCLETFDYFKCI, from the coding sequence ATGACAGCGGAAGAAAAACAAGGAATGATTCAACGGGTCCGGAGTATTTTAAATACCATTCCGGACCCCGAAATTCCTGTTATCTCCATTGTTGAGTTAGGCGTTATCCGAGGAGTTTCTATCGGAGATGATGCTCAAATTATCATCGACCTTACACCGACCTATTCAGGCTGTCCGGCTACGGAGGCCTTCATGAAAGATATTCGTACGACCTTAGGTAAGGAAGGCTACGATTCCATTCATATTAATACGGTTTACGATCCTGCGTGGACCACTGAATGGATGAGTGATGAAGCCCGTGAAAAGCTGAGAAAATACGGTATTGCTCCACCCGAAAAGGGAACCCACGACAAAGGAGTACTCTTTGCATCCGGTCCCAAAAGCGTCGCCTGCCCCCAATGCGACTCCAGAGATACCCAACTTATCAGCCAATTTGGATCTACGGCCTGTAAGTCTCTGTACAAATGCAATAACTGCTTAGAGACATTCGACTACTTTAAGTGCATTTAG
- a CDS encoding T9SS type A sorting domain-containing protein — protein sequence MFKRSLGWLAALALLPGIQSFGQGLVKDYSFTSTKGTYTPLSGGTQVSAIHGDSKMSASISLGFSFTYDGNTYTHVKASSNGFLQLDTTKTSSRTTNDLNGVNEPIIAPLWDDLDGRASNSASAASYTVTGTAPNRVFTMEWLKWEWRYNSTDSVISFQAKLYETSNKIEFIYRPESAPATPSASVGLCGLNTGVGTFLSLNSLGANPTVSSTTEYSSLNSLPDSGRTYAFSPPTCLGVSQMRDTLPGATFMSILFNSSASVGSVYQAEWGTAGFTRGSGNSINGTTTAGSTRINLTGLTEATSYDIYIREVCAPTDTSGWNLYTFSTLYPNPQQNNFVGFNGSNLSTVFPGWREATNWPTPTGTSSSWVSSTTSQQNALGQITAKINLYTTTRDEWLISPRFLALSTDSLKFKAALTNYNNGSTDKMGSDDTVKVLISEDGGLSWTQLMMFDSISAPSNSLQKYSLSLSAYAGKAIQIAFYAQDGPIDDSEDYDFHVTDIFMGTPPTIDMAGIDVRTANGCLTANETVFAIIENKASATIQFASNNTTVGVAISGAGTGTLSTTLSSDSLQPGDTLHVNVGTFNFSTVGNYDLKSYAIVNNDGDLTNDTSSVMTFVQDSTYAMPQEADFAAFTGSNMPSAQPGWREASGANSPSGTSSAWLASNTTQTTALGQKTAKINLYTDSRNEWIISPKMTASATDTLFFKAALTNYNNAAIDSMGSDDSVKVLISDDCGLSWTQVMVFDKNNEPGNSLTEYKYALGSYAGSSIYVAFKAQDGPVDDSEDYDFHITDIFIGTPPTKDFGVVEVIAPSGNQCGSDSTEVIVVVENFGINAQTNVSVSAAISGSFTATLTGTVTSLAPTMLDTISLGWVNTKLGGTMDITAYSSLTGDEDNSNDTLKVTGIGFGAIPNTPSASNINVCSGVDTMLIAGGSTNGFRWYNIKNPDSVIHTGDTLMLNQVSMTDTFEVEGFNFTTDQVGRTTPPSGSFLTGGAGWGLGFNVNSPSVQIDSVTIYPTGSGWVIVEVSDYSGTPLYRADTVFITGGSLNPMRIPVGLTVPSGQYKMTMDYSGITNMGRESAVFPYSSTLGEVEIIGGSTGTGNPTSSNYYWFYDWAITIPQCPSDRQQAIVTILPSPMVNIGSDSSFCAGSNFTYTLDATTPGSSYLWQDNSIGATYAATTPGTYWVDVTGGNGCVTRDSAVIGSYALPTVSFPDPADVCANADSLTLTGAMPAGGMYSGTNVANGKFIPTLAGAGVDTLYYSFTDTNNCMNMDTAHINVDTVPVVMASAIPSLCVGGSPATLTFGSPMGGVYSGNQVSGGAYDPVSVGMDTLGYRFEDSNGCADSTTAVVTVNGLPTVTMGPLSDVCENAPQFNLSGGMPTGGTYMASGINLGGMYDPSQVGAGMDTVVYTYTDGNGCMNSDSTTMTILPSPVVAFALNAFACSNDTMRTLTEGTPIGGTYSGPGVTGTNFNASAAGTGNQQLTYSFMAPNGCSDSATGSITVEAAPTFNFVGELTSCGSSPIIITTDANGMDHAWSDGTNGDSLTTTTSGTVSVTVTDPSTNENCSTTDSVVVNYDAICVGIDERLAGSDVRYFPNPSNGQFSYELKGFSGLDVTVTIVGTNGQEIYRDQWTNVSELHQGQIDLQHVNNGLYFIHLSTSKGMVTHRISIAH from the coding sequence ATGTTTAAACGATCCTTAGGTTGGCTGGCAGCTCTTGCACTTTTGCCAGGCATCCAATCATTTGGTCAAGGACTCGTGAAGGATTACTCTTTCACCTCGACCAAAGGAACCTACACCCCTTTGAGTGGTGGGACTCAGGTGAGCGCCATTCACGGCGACTCCAAAATGAGCGCCTCTATCTCTTTGGGATTCAGCTTTACCTACGATGGAAACACCTACACGCATGTGAAGGCTAGTTCCAACGGATTCTTGCAGCTGGATACAACCAAAACCAGCAGCCGTACCACCAATGACCTCAATGGGGTCAATGAACCGATCATCGCACCGTTGTGGGACGATTTAGATGGTCGGGCAAGCAATAGCGCTTCTGCAGCTTCGTATACAGTCACCGGTACCGCTCCTAACCGAGTATTTACCATGGAGTGGTTGAAATGGGAATGGAGATATAACTCCACCGACTCCGTCATTTCTTTTCAAGCCAAATTGTACGAAACTTCGAATAAGATTGAATTTATTTACCGCCCGGAAAGTGCTCCTGCAACGCCCTCTGCTTCTGTAGGATTGTGTGGACTGAACACCGGAGTTGGTACCTTTTTATCCTTGAACAGTTTAGGAGCTAATCCAACTGTTTCAAGCACCACAGAGTACAGCTCTTTGAACAGCTTACCAGATTCAGGAAGAACGTACGCGTTCTCACCTCCCACCTGTTTGGGTGTTTCTCAAATGAGAGATACACTTCCTGGAGCTACCTTCATGAGCATCCTGTTCAACTCATCTGCTTCCGTAGGATCTGTCTACCAAGCTGAATGGGGAACTGCAGGTTTTACTCGTGGATCAGGAAACAGTATTAATGGAACAACTACTGCAGGAAGTACAAGAATCAACTTGACAGGTCTTACAGAAGCTACTTCTTATGATATCTACATCAGAGAAGTTTGTGCTCCTACGGATACTTCAGGTTGGAATCTTTACACCTTCTCTACCCTTTACCCAAATCCACAACAAAACAATTTTGTTGGATTTAATGGAAGCAACTTATCTACTGTTTTTCCAGGATGGCGTGAAGCTACCAATTGGCCTACCCCTACCGGGACATCATCCTCTTGGGTAAGCTCTACCACCTCCCAACAAAATGCTTTGGGACAGATTACCGCCAAGATAAACCTATACACTACTACGCGTGACGAATGGTTGATTAGCCCAAGATTTTTGGCATTGAGCACTGACTCTTTGAAGTTCAAGGCTGCTTTGACCAATTACAACAATGGCTCAACAGACAAAATGGGTAGTGATGATACCGTTAAGGTACTTATCTCCGAAGATGGTGGACTTTCTTGGACTCAGTTGATGATGTTCGATTCCATCAGCGCACCTTCAAATTCTCTTCAGAAGTATTCTTTGAGCTTGAGCGCTTATGCAGGTAAGGCTATTCAAATTGCGTTCTACGCACAGGATGGACCTATCGATGATTCAGAGGATTACGACTTCCACGTTACGGATATTTTCATGGGAACCCCTCCTACCATTGACATGGCGGGTATCGATGTGCGCACCGCTAACGGATGTTTGACTGCGAATGAAACCGTATTTGCCATTATTGAAAATAAGGCCAGCGCAACTATTCAGTTTGCGTCTAACAACACTACTGTAGGTGTAGCTATTTCAGGTGCTGGAACAGGTACTTTGAGCACGACTCTTTCAAGTGACTCTCTGCAACCTGGAGATACACTTCATGTAAACGTTGGAACCTTCAACTTTTCTACTGTAGGTAACTACGATTTGAAATCCTATGCCATTGTGAACAATGATGGAGATTTGACCAATGACACTTCAAGTGTTATGACTTTCGTTCAGGACTCCACCTACGCAATGCCACAAGAGGCTGACTTTGCTGCCTTTACTGGATCCAATATGCCAAGCGCTCAGCCAGGATGGCGTGAAGCCTCTGGTGCGAATTCCCCTAGTGGAACTTCCTCTGCTTGGCTTGCCTCAAATACTACTCAAACAACAGCTTTGGGTCAAAAAACAGCTAAGATCAATCTTTACACTGATTCGCGTAACGAATGGATCATTAGCCCAAAAATGACAGCCAGCGCAACAGATACTCTGTTCTTTAAGGCAGCTCTTACAAACTACAACAACGCAGCCATCGATTCCATGGGATCAGATGATAGCGTTAAAGTATTGATCTCTGACGACTGTGGATTGAGCTGGACTCAGGTTATGGTGTTCGACAAGAACAACGAGCCTGGAAACTCTTTGACTGAGTATAAGTATGCCTTAGGTTCATACGCTGGTTCTTCTATCTATGTAGCTTTCAAAGCTCAAGATGGTCCAGTTGATGATTCAGAAGACTACGACTTCCACATCACTGATATTTTTATTGGAACTCCTCCTACCAAAGACTTTGGTGTAGTAGAGGTAATTGCTCCTTCAGGAAATCAGTGTGGTAGCGATTCTACAGAAGTTATCGTTGTAGTTGAGAACTTCGGAATCAATGCTCAAACTAACGTAAGTGTTTCTGCTGCTATTTCTGGAAGCTTCACCGCTACCTTAACTGGTACAGTAACTTCTCTTGCTCCTACCATGCTGGATACTATCTCTTTGGGATGGGTTAACACCAAATTGGGTGGAACCATGGACATCACCGCTTACTCCAGCCTTACTGGTGACGAAGACAACAGCAATGATACCTTGAAAGTAACTGGAATTGGTTTCGGAGCTATTCCAAATACTCCTTCTGCAAGTAACATTAACGTTTGTTCTGGTGTTGATACCATGCTGATTGCTGGTGGTTCTACGAACGGTTTCCGTTGGTACAACATCAAAAATCCTGATTCTGTGATCCACACAGGTGATACTTTGATGCTTAACCAAGTATCGATGACGGACACATTTGAAGTAGAAGGTTTTAACTTTACTACTGATCAAGTTGGTCGTACCACTCCTCCATCAGGAAGCTTCCTCACCGGTGGTGCTGGATGGGGTCTTGGATTTAACGTAAATTCTCCTTCAGTACAAATCGATAGTGTAACTATTTACCCTACCGGTAGTGGTTGGGTTATCGTTGAAGTAAGCGATTACTCAGGTACTCCTTTGTACCGCGCAGATACGGTATTTATTACCGGTGGTTCTTTGAATCCAATGCGTATTCCTGTTGGTTTGACTGTTCCTTCTGGACAGTACAAAATGACCATGGATTACTCAGGTATCACCAATATGGGTCGTGAATCAGCAGTTTTCCCATACAGCAGTACTTTGGGAGAAGTTGAAATTATCGGAGGAAGTACCGGTACCGGTAACCCTACCTCTTCTAACTACTACTGGTTCTACGACTGGGCTATTACCATTCCACAATGTCCTTCTGATCGTCAGCAGGCCATCGTAACTATTTTGCCATCTCCAATGGTGAATATTGGAAGCGATAGCTCTTTCTGTGCTGGAAGCAATTTCACTTACACTTTAGATGCTACAACTCCAGGATCATCTTACCTATGGCAAGACAATTCTATCGGAGCTACTTACGCTGCTACAACTCCTGGTACTTATTGGGTTGATGTAACGGGTGGTAATGGATGTGTAACTCGTGACTCTGCAGTTATCGGATCTTATGCTCTACCTACTGTTTCCTTCCCTGACCCAGCAGACGTTTGTGCCAATGCAGACAGCTTGACTTTGACTGGTGCTATGCCAGCAGGTGGAATGTACAGCGGTACTAATGTGGCTAATGGCAAGTTTATCCCAACTCTTGCTGGAGCTGGTGTAGACACACTTTACTACTCCTTTACAGATACTAACAACTGTATGAACATGGATACAGCCCACATCAATGTGGACACTGTACCCGTAGTTATGGCAAGTGCTATTCCATCTCTATGTGTGGGTGGAAGCCCTGCTACTTTGACCTTTGGTTCTCCAATGGGTGGAGTTTACTCCGGTAACCAAGTAAGCGGTGGAGCTTATGATCCGGTAAGCGTAGGTATGGATACCTTGGGCTACCGTTTTGAAGATTCCAACGGTTGTGCTGACTCTACTACTGCTGTTGTAACTGTAAATGGTCTTCCAACAGTAACCATGGGTCCTCTTAGCGACGTTTGTGAGAATGCTCCTCAGTTCAACCTTTCTGGTGGAATGCCAACAGGTGGTACTTACATGGCTTCAGGTATTAACCTAGGTGGAATGTACGATCCATCTCAAGTAGGTGCTGGAATGGACACCGTAGTGTATACTTACACAGACGGAAATGGCTGTATGAACTCTGATTCTACTACCATGACTATTCTTCCTTCTCCAGTAGTAGCTTTTGCTCTTAACGCCTTTGCTTGTAGCAACGATACCATGAGAACCTTGACCGAAGGAACACCTATCGGTGGTACCTACTCAGGTCCTGGTGTTACTGGAACAAACTTCAACGCAAGTGCAGCTGGTACAGGTAATCAGCAATTGACTTATAGCTTCATGGCTCCTAACGGATGTTCTGATAGCGCTACAGGGTCAATTACTGTTGAGGCTGCTCCTACCTTCAATTTTGTAGGTGAGTTGACCAGTTGTGGTTCTTCTCCGATCATCATCACTACTGATGCTAACGGAATGGATCATGCCTGGAGCGACGGAACCAATGGTGATAGTCTTACCACTACTACTTCTGGAACTGTATCAGTAACCGTTACTGATCCTAGTACTAACGAAAACTGTTCTACTACCGATTCAGTTGTAGTTAACTATGACGCCATCTGTGTGGGTATTGATGAACGATTGGCTGGTAGCGATGTACGTTACTTCCCTAACCCAAGTAATGGTCAGTTTAGCTACGAGCTAAAAGGATTTAGCGGGTTGGATGTAACCGTTACCATCGTTGGAACCAATGGTCAGGAAATTTACCGCGACCAATGGACCAATGTGAGCGAATTGCACCAGGGTCAAATTGATTTGCAGCACGTGAACAACGGGTTGTACTTCATCCACCTTTCTACTTCGAAAGGAATGGTTACCCACCGCATTTCGATTGCTCACTAA
- the paaA gene encoding 1,2-phenylacetyl-CoA epoxidase subunit A, whose product MEEQEKLAAFEAKIDREEKIEPRDWMPEEYRKNLVRQISQHAHSEVIGMQPEGNWLTRAPSLRSKVVLLAKIQDEAGHGLYLYSAAETLGVSRETLLDLLHQQKAKYSSIFNYPTLTWADIGAVGWLVDGAAIVNQVSLQRTSYGPYSRGMVRICKEESFHQRQGYEIMATMANGTPEQKAMAQDALNRWWWPSLMMFGPHDSDSAHSAKSMQWKIKRESNDQLRQKFIDKTVQQAEVIGLSIPDPDLKWNEEKGQYDWGKIDWTEFWQVVGGHGPCNKQRLDNHKKAHADGQWVREAAVAYAKKQQDKKQVA is encoded by the coding sequence ATGGAAGAGCAAGAAAAATTAGCGGCTTTTGAAGCCAAAATAGATCGTGAAGAGAAGATAGAACCAAGAGATTGGATGCCGGAGGAATACCGGAAGAATCTGGTTCGTCAAATTTCTCAACACGCCCACTCAGAAGTTATTGGTATGCAGCCAGAAGGCAACTGGTTGACACGGGCCCCGAGTCTACGGTCGAAAGTAGTTTTGCTGGCCAAAATTCAGGATGAAGCCGGTCATGGGTTGTACCTGTACAGTGCTGCCGAAACCCTGGGCGTTTCTCGAGAAACGTTGTTGGATCTTCTGCATCAGCAAAAAGCAAAATATTCCTCCATCTTTAATTACCCAACACTTACCTGGGCCGATATTGGTGCAGTAGGGTGGTTGGTTGATGGTGCGGCCATTGTTAATCAGGTGTCTTTGCAGCGTACTTCTTATGGACCCTATTCCAGAGGTATGGTACGAATTTGTAAGGAAGAGAGTTTTCACCAACGTCAGGGGTACGAGATCATGGCCACTATGGCTAATGGGACCCCCGAGCAAAAAGCTATGGCACAGGATGCTTTGAATCGCTGGTGGTGGCCATCGTTGATGATGTTTGGTCCACATGATTCGGATTCGGCACACTCGGCCAAATCCATGCAGTGGAAGATCAAGCGTGAGTCTAACGACCAGTTGAGGCAAAAATTTATTGACAAAACGGTTCAGCAAGCCGAAGTTATTGGTCTAAGCATTCCGGATCCTGATTTGAAATGGAATGAGGAAAAAGGTCAGTATGACTGGGGAAAAATTGACTGGACAGAATTTTGGCAAGTAGTCGGTGGACATGGTCCTTGCAACAAGCAAAGATTGGACAATCACAAGAAGGCTCATGCTGATGGTCAATGGGTAAGAGAGGCTGCCGTAGCCTACGCCAAAAAACAACAGGACAAAAAACAAGTAGCTTAA
- a CDS encoding 2Fe-2S iron-sulfur cluster binding domain-containing protein — translation MFYNLTVKEVKKETPDTVSVSFDIPDNLKEHFRYTQGQYLTFKKNLFGEELRRSYSLCSSPVTDNELRVAIKEVEGGRFSGYANSKLSAGDVLESMTPMGNFFTEVKEGQKKNYVFFAAGSGITPVISIIKTILAVETESTVLLVYGNRDKNSIIFKDELSQIKEAHGDRLTMVYALSRETEVNGAINSRITPAICPEINTRYGTLYQADEYFLCGPEEMIQSITDHLKSSDVNADKIHFELFTTPVTAPETNEDDASEEITSEVMVIMDDEEFEFQLSSKGESILDASIEAGVDAPFSCKGAVCCTCKAKVVEGSARMAMNYALDDYEVQEGYILTCQAHPTSEKLVVDYDVI, via the coding sequence ATGTTTTACAATTTGACCGTTAAAGAAGTAAAGAAGGAAACTCCAGATACCGTATCCGTATCGTTTGATATTCCAGACAATCTGAAAGAGCATTTCCGCTATACTCAGGGGCAATACCTGACTTTCAAAAAAAATCTCTTTGGAGAAGAACTACGTCGCTCTTATTCACTTTGCTCGAGCCCAGTTACAGATAACGAACTTCGAGTGGCCATTAAAGAAGTGGAAGGTGGTCGTTTTTCAGGCTACGCGAATAGCAAGCTTTCTGCTGGCGATGTATTGGAATCTATGACTCCCATGGGCAACTTCTTTACCGAAGTAAAAGAAGGACAAAAAAAGAACTACGTATTCTTTGCAGCCGGAAGTGGGATTACTCCGGTTATCAGCATCATCAAAACCATTCTGGCGGTTGAAACTGAGAGCACCGTGCTTTTGGTTTATGGAAACCGAGATAAGAACTCTATCATTTTCAAGGACGAATTGAGTCAAATCAAAGAAGCTCACGGCGATCGTTTGACCATGGTTTATGCTCTGAGCCGAGAAACGGAAGTGAATGGCGCTATCAATAGCCGAATCACTCCTGCGATATGCCCTGAGATAAATACCCGATACGGAACTTTGTATCAGGCAGACGAATACTTTTTGTGCGGACCGGAAGAAATGATTCAGTCGATAACCGATCATTTGAAATCGTCCGATGTCAACGCCGACAAAATTCACTTCGAATTATTCACTACTCCAGTGACTGCTCCTGAAACAAATGAAGATGATGCATCAGAAGAAATTACTTCAGAAGTGATGGTGATTATGGATGATGAGGAATTTGAATTTCAACTAAGCAGCAAAGGAGAATCCATTTTAGATGCTTCGATCGAAGCCGGTGTAGACGCCCCTTTTTCATGTAAAGGAGCCGTGTGCTGCACGTGCAAGGCCAAGGTTGTGGAAGGTTCGGCTCGAATGGCTATGAACTATGCTTTGGATGATTACGAAGTACAGGAAGGATACATCCTTACTTGCCAGGCCCACCCAACTAGCGAAAAGTTGGTGGTGGACTACGACGTCATCTAA
- the rpsA gene encoding 30S ribosomal protein S1, which yields MSEENKNTSEKPEEVKAEATEAKATEEATSQEAAEPVAEAKEEKKAAPKKPRARKAVKVDVEAETAAEPEATEAVEEKAAKAVSTKPEVEYVPAIPVNEIKPLDEFDWDGYAESDDIYTADEKQQMSDLYNSTLTSIHEHQVIDGKVVTMTKKEVVVNIGYKSDGVISGNEFRYNSELKAGDQVEVYVEKTEDKTGQLVLSHKKARTMRAWERVNNALDTQEVISGLIKCRTKGGLIADVFGIEAFLPGSQIDVKPIRDYDQYVGKEMDFKVVKINQEFRNVVVSHKALIEAELEEQKSVIMSKLEKGQVLEGIVKNITSYGVFIDLGGVDGLVHITDLSWGRVNHPEEIVQLDEKINVVILDFDDEKKRIALGLKQLQSHPWESLNDEMKVGDTVKGKVVVLADYGAFVEIAPGVEGLIHVSEMSWSQHLRTANDFFKIGDEVEAVIMTLDREERKMSLSTRRLLPDPWDNIESKFPVESKVTGKVTNLSNFGVFVELEEGVDGLIHISDLSWSKKVNHPSEFCAVGENIEAVVLEIDKDNRRLSLGHKQLEENPWDVFESVFTEGSVHQGTLLTLTDKGGLVGLPYGVEGFAPGRHLVKADGTKVKVDEQIDFLVLEFNKDAKKIIVSHSRIHENENEATRQADNKANKARAAHTRKSVKKLSDNLEKSTLGDISALSALKESMEKEEKKKD from the coding sequence ATGTCTGAAGAAAACAAAAACACTTCTGAAAAACCAGAAGAAGTAAAAGCAGAAGCAACTGAAGCTAAAGCTACTGAAGAAGCAACATCTCAAGAGGCTGCTGAGCCTGTAGCAGAAGCTAAAGAAGAAAAGAAAGCTGCCCCTAAAAAACCACGTGCTCGCAAAGCTGTAAAAGTGGATGTGGAAGCTGAAACAGCTGCTGAACCAGAAGCTACTGAAGCGGTTGAAGAAAAAGCCGCAAAAGCAGTTTCTACAAAACCTGAAGTGGAATACGTACCTGCTATTCCGGTGAACGAAATCAAGCCCCTAGACGAATTTGACTGGGACGGTTACGCTGAGTCGGATGACATTTACACCGCTGACGAAAAGCAACAGATGTCTGATCTGTACAATTCTACCCTAACCTCTATTCACGAGCATCAGGTAATTGACGGAAAAGTTGTGACTATGACCAAGAAAGAGGTTGTAGTAAACATCGGTTACAAATCTGACGGTGTTATTTCTGGTAACGAATTCCGTTACAACAGTGAATTGAAAGCCGGTGACCAAGTAGAAGTTTACGTTGAAAAAACGGAAGACAAAACGGGTCAATTGGTACTTTCTCATAAAAAAGCTCGCACCATGCGTGCTTGGGAAAGAGTAAACAACGCTTTGGATACTCAGGAAGTTATTTCTGGATTGATCAAGTGTCGTACGAAAGGTGGTTTGATTGCCGACGTATTCGGAATCGAGGCCTTCCTTCCAGGATCACAAATTGATGTGAAGCCTATCCGCGACTACGATCAGTACGTAGGAAAAGAAATGGACTTCAAAGTGGTTAAGATTAACCAAGAGTTCAGAAACGTTGTTGTTTCCCACAAAGCATTGATCGAAGCCGAACTGGAAGAACAGAAATCGGTAATCATGTCCAAACTGGAGAAAGGACAGGTATTGGAAGGTATCGTGAAAAACATCACATCTTACGGTGTATTCATCGACTTGGGTGGTGTAGACGGACTGGTACACATTACTGATCTTTCTTGGGGACGCGTTAATCACCCAGAGGAAATCGTTCAATTGGACGAGAAAATCAACGTGGTTATCCTGGACTTCGACGACGAGAAGAAACGTATCGCTTTGGGTCTGAAACAACTTCAGTCTCACCCATGGGAATCTCTAAACGACGAGATGAAAGTAGGCGATACAGTAAAAGGAAAAGTGGTTGTATTGGCCGACTACGGTGCGTTTGTAGAAATCGCTCCAGGAGTAGAAGGTTTGATCCACGTTTCAGAAATGAGCTGGTCTCAGCACCTACGCACTGCCAACGATTTCTTCAAGATTGGCGACGAAGTAGAAGCTGTAATCATGACTTTGGATCGCGAAGAGCGCAAAATGTCTTTGAGCACACGTCGCTTGTTGCCTGATCCATGGGATAACATCGAATCTAAATTCCCAGTAGAATCTAAAGTTACCGGTAAGGTTACTAACCTATCTAACTTTGGTGTATTCGTGGAGTTGGAAGAAGGTGTTGATGGATTGATCCACATTTCTGATTTGAGCTGGTCTAAGAAGGTGAATCACCCAAGCGAATTCTGCGCTGTAGGTGAAAACATCGAGGCTGTAGTTCTTGAAATCGATAAAGACAACCGTCGCTTGAGCCTTGGTCACAAGCAATTGGAAGAGAACCCATGGGATGTATTCGAATCAGTATTTACTGAAGGATCAGTACACCAGGGTACTTTGCTTACCTTGACTGACAAAGGTGGTTTGGTTGGTTTGCCTTACGGCGTAGAAGGATTCGCTCCTGGACGTCACTTGGTTAAAGCTGATGGAACTAAAGTGAAAGTAGACGAGCAAATCGATTTCTTGGTTTTGGAATTCAACAAAGACGCGAAGAAAATCATCGTATCTCACTCCAGAATCCACGAAAACGAGAACGAAGCTACTCGTCAAGCTGATAACAAAGCAAACAAAGCTCGTGCGGCTCATACCCGTAAGAGCGTGAAGAAATTGTCTGACAACTTAGAGAAATCTACTTTGGGTGATATTTCTGCACTATCTGCTTTGAAAGAAAGCATGGAAAAAGAAGAAAAGAAAAAGGACTAA
- the paaC gene encoding phenylacetate-CoA oxygenase subunit PaaC has product MEIKEALMRYCLRQGDNAMIFGHRLTEWCAKGPILEEDIAISNMALDLFGQCRILYTQAGELEGKGRTEDDFAYLRNEHEFQSVWLVELINGNFADTMARIMLYSTYNWMLCDELAKSPDEKLAAYGAKARKELAYHMRHSSEWVVRLGDGTEESHTKMQDALNYAWSYRHEMMEVDEVEQTLIDAGIIVDPASLKEAYEARLREVIERATLETPEDNWIASGGRQGRHSEAMGHILAEFQTLARAYPDASW; this is encoded by the coding sequence ATGGAAATTAAAGAAGCATTAATGAGGTATTGTCTCCGTCAAGGAGATAATGCTATGATTTTTGGTCACCGCCTCACGGAGTGGTGCGCCAAAGGACCTATTCTGGAAGAGGATATCGCTATTTCCAATATGGCCCTGGATCTTTTCGGTCAATGCCGAATTCTATACACCCAAGCTGGCGAATTAGAAGGAAAGGGAAGAACCGAAGATGATTTTGCTTACCTACGCAATGAACATGAGTTTCAATCGGTTTGGTTGGTGGAATTGATCAATGGAAACTTCGCTGATACCATGGCCCGCATCATGCTTTATTCAACTTATAATTGGATGCTGTGTGACGAGTTGGCTAAAAGTCCGGACGAAAAGTTGGCTGCCTACGGAGCTAAAGCCCGTAAAGAATTGGCCTACCACATGAGACACAGTTCGGAGTGGGTAGTTCGTCTGGGAGATGGAACAGAAGAGAGTCATACCAAAATGCAGGACGCGTTGAACTATGCCTGGTCTTACCGTCACGAAATGATGGAAGTAGATGAGGTGGAGCAAACGCTTATCGATGCCGGTATTATCGTTGATCCTGCCAGTTTGAAAGAAGCTTACGAAGCTCGTCTGAGAGAAGTGATCGAAAGAGCTACTCTTGAGACGCCTGAAGATAACTGGATTGCCAGTGGAGGACGTCAAGGTCGTCATAGTGAAGCTATGGGCCACATTTTGGCTGAATTCCAAACCCTGGCAAGAGCTTACCCAGACGCATCCTGGTAA